The Piliocolobus tephrosceles isolate RC106 chromosome 12, ASM277652v3, whole genome shotgun sequence genome includes the window cctaaaaatatttatagccaCCTTTCACCCCTTTCAGGGTTACTTCTTTCAAAGGTGACCTGATCAACAGAACATAGGTTTCTTGGAAAATATGTTAACCATCCAGAGCAAATTCTGTATCAAGCAACCAAACTTACCTTTACTCCAACATGtcatcttcaaattttttttgcaTAATAAAAAGTAGATACTTGTCCAGTGGGGCACGAGGagaaagtaagttttttttttttttttttttttttttttttttgagacgatcgcctagaccggagtgcagtggggcgatctcggcttgctgcaacctccacctcccgggatcaagcgattatcctacctcagcctcccgagtaactgggattacaggtgcgcaccaccatgcccagctagtttttgtatttttagtacagacggggtttcaccatgctggccaggctggtcttgatctcccgacttggtgatctgcccgcctcggccttccaaagtgctgggattacaggtgtgagccaccgagcccggcccccccccccccccatactCTCTTCAAAAACTAGGCTTTTCCTCAACTGTCACGGGAGATGAGATCTAGAAGAGGAACCTTGAATTTACATAGCGAAACCCCAAATTTCTTAATAGAAAGTGCGTAACAGTGACCcatagaacaagactccgtctcaaaaaaaaaaaaggaaccccaAATACCTGTCAATAATGTTTAAGAGATATGACATAGTCTAGGTTGCTCTAGAAATTAGGAATGATCTTTTCTTTCGAATACCCTCTTCACAAAGTACGCTTTCCTTCTACCTAATTTCAGACATGGCTGGGGGAACAGAGGAAGGTCCAGAAGAGAGATTTAGGTATTCTAGATGGGATTCCTGACTTCAAGGAAGTATTGAGGCAAATGTGAGAGCTTTTAATTTGGCACCCAGAAAAGGTTGTCCTGTGAGACAAAACAATTACTCTCTATCATTGAGAGGTTGTTCAGGTATCCTAATAGTTTGACAACTCTGTACCAGCTGAACATCACTAGAGCTAACTCAGCTGGGATGTAATCGCCATAAAAGATTCCATTCCTGTGGTTACTGAGAGTCAGGGAGGCTTAAGCGGAATGTCACTACATTCAAGTATGGGAGGGAGACCactttctttcaaaaacaaacttAAATCCAGAGAACCATGGTTCTTCTATGGTATCCAGTAAGGGGCAATGGGAGTTGGAAGTTGAGCATGGGAAATCAAATTCTCTGAATACAGTTTTTCTGGTAAGATGTGTTTGGCTAGCAGATCCCCAGCAGCATCTATTCAATAAGGTTAATCTACATGGGAAATAGCGATTTGAAGTCAGCAGTGAAAAATTACTTgtgaaaattttttgaaaaccaAATGATCCacatagaagaaatagaaaaagaaatttctgaaagGGGCAAATGAGATCCCATTTCTGAGGCTAAAGTGACTGTCGAGTGTAGAAAGAGCACAAGATGTAGAATTTCCTAATGTTTTTACAAAttcagaatgattttttaaaccaACTCCCACCACAGAAAGGCTCCCTGACAAGGGCGAACGCTGTGAAGGAGAAAAcaattcaagggaaaaaaatactaaaagatgCCCACACAACCAAGCTGGTCAGACTTTAAAGGCCTCCACTACCAAACAAACCACAAGGCTGGTATCAAAAATGCGCACGCACGCTCACCCACGACTATGTGtgaaatgtaaaaccaaaaacatcACAGGGCGCACAGGCAGACACACACTCCCCACACGCTCCCCACCCACCCCTCGCCCCCCCCCAAACACCCCCCAAAAGCAGGGTGAACAGTTAAGGCACCTAAAACCCCAAGCGGCATAGGCTTCCCCGAAACATTTTACAGTGTAACCAAGAAGCGATTTTGAAAGCAACTGAAAAACGTGCAAACTGAAAACGGCCTGGCAACAGTTTGCAAGCGTGATTCAGAGGGTATGCCAAGGAAACAAAAGCCTCCCTCCTCCCCGTGAGACTGCACATGGCACAAGAGGTGCTACAGGCGGGATGCATTTTAAGCGAGGCAGACAAACAGAAGTCTGTGTGGGCGCGAGCGGTACATACTAGGGATCGCTATCTGGCGAGGATGGGGCCATGGAGTTTCCATTGGTTGGGGAACCGCCCAGCTTTAGTTTCTCCAGATATTCGGCGTGCACGGGCTTGTGGCACTGGAGAACCTTGATGGCATCTTCGACTTTGAACCACTCTCGCTTCCTCCCAATGCTAACCGAATCTTCCCAATCCTCCAGCAGCTCCGTGACAGTCAGTACATACACGTACGTTCTGTGCTTGCGGTCCTGGTTCTGTTCGAAGACGCCCAGGAGCCGGCCTAACTTCCCCTTGACTCCCGCCTCTTCGTACACCTCTCGGACCGCCGCACCGCCCGGCTCCTCCTCGGGCTCCATGCCCCCGCCCGGCACGATCCAGCGGTCCGGGTACCGGCTGCTACTCACTAACAGGACCTCGTCCTCGCGCTCGCTCCGGAAGCACAGGCACGCCGCCCGCTTCTTGAACCCCTCCGGGTCGTAGGTCCGCGTCTGGTTGGGTTTGCACTTCATCCTCGAGGCAGCCTCCTCGCTGCTCCCTGCTGTGTGGGCCGCTGaccccactgctgctgctgctgggagcAGCCGAGGTACTGGGAAGAGAAAGGGCCGAGGCGAGGGGCGGGGAGAGAGAGGAGCCTCCGTCTGCCTGCGAGCCCTGGGAGCGGCGAGAGAGATGAAGCTGGGCGGGGCGCGGGTGGAGGCGGGGGCAGCGAGGCGTGTCAGTCAGCCAGTCCGCCAGTCCGATGGGCGGCCGGCCGGACCCGGGACCGCCGGAGTGGAAGAGGCGCCGCCGCCCACGAGCCCGC containing:
- the LOC111531427 gene encoding diphosphoinositol polyphosphate phosphohydrolase 3-beta, whose protein sequence is MKCKPNQTRTYDPEGFKKRAACLCFRSEREDEVLLVSSSRYPDRWIVPGGGMEPEEEPGGAAVREVYEEAGVKGKLGRLLGVFEQNQDRKHRTYVYVLTVTELLEDWEDSVSIGRKREWFKVEDAIKVLQCHKPVHAEYLEKLKLGGSPTNGNSMAPSSPDSDP